The DNA window ATTATTCTTCATCTGATATTAAAACGCTAATGAGTTTGGCAAGCCGAAAATCTTCTATATTAGTCGAActttcatgaaattaaaaattgatttttttaagaaacacCACTAATATGCATTTCTTAATATTCggtaagaaaaaaatctaCCGTAAGAAGGAACTAGCATACGAACTAACTAATATGctcaaatttaatgaaaatttaatgtaCGAGAAGTGAGAAGTACATGGAATGGAACGCAAAAGGAACTATTTAATGATTTCTTAATATTCGATTTCTTAATactcagaaaagaaaaaaaattgaaaaattgatAAAGTTGGTTAGTGAGAAGTAACCTGAAGCGTACAAGAACTATTTAATGATTTCTTAATATTacgataagaaaaaaattgataaagcATATGTATAAGACGAGAAGTAGggcaaaaataattatttaatatttaatgattttctTACTattcaaaaatggaaaagctggacaaaatagaaattttgttaaaataataaataaaataaagaaatggaaaacaatgttttcttattatttaaggAAGACGAAAATTGAGAGAgagcaaataataataataataatcatatgtaatttcaacctttttataaaataaattatatttcattaatttttttatttttaagtattttttttgtaggtaagtatcaaatttaaaaaatagaaaagataaattctaattaattaaatagaatatatttaaataattctgttatattttaaaatgaaatacataaagtaaaaaataatataaaataaattaatactaTACATATCACACGATTTCAATGAATATTTTCGGTAAACATTAGTTCATGAacgtataaatatttttaatttatggatGGGAAGAACCACTAAAAGAAAAGGTGATTAGTTTGAGAAGTAAACAAGCACAACTCGACCTAGCGTAGTTGCTGACTCAGCCCTCTAAGAAGCACAACACTCTTTGGTCTTCNcggatatatgtttcattGCGCTTAtctcttttaattctcttattattttttttttcttttaaaaaaacaagagattatgtttttttaattgaatttatacCATGATGtctacaataaattaaatgaagcCTAATATGACATACTCTAATTACGTGACATCGACGCCTTACTTAAAATCAATCATCTACTTTCAATAGTTAGGATGGAgtgaaaaaaatggtaaaatacaTTCCACATCAAAATCGTCAAGATATTcgtattttgaatatattaattagttCTAACTTTAATCGATCATTTATAGATTGGTCCAATCAGTTGTTGACAAGTAGGATCCATAGGTTATTATACATCAAAATCGTCAAGACGTTCGTcttttgaatatattaattagttCTAACCTTACTCGATCATTTATAGATTGGTCCAATCAGTTGTTGACAAGTAGGATTCATAGGTTATTATTCATTTAAGAAATATCCACTTTAATTAATATGCATATAGTTATATAGTTATACAATTTTACTCTATCATCCCTACAAAATTGTTATCTCATTTTTTAACCATACTACTCGAACTAATTTATGGTaagatttgatcaaaataattaatataacgtgacactattttaatttatttttaaaattctattttaattaaaaacccACATTAACCCtttcatttcatataaatatttgagaatttacctTCTAAAAAGATTTAGTTTAACCTAGAAATATTGATATGAAATATCTTAGAGAtcaaaaagaaatattgaTATGAAATATCTTAGAgatcaaaaactaaattataatttaaactaagaaTAGGATgagaataatgaaaaagagaacaaataataaaatatatattgatcAAACAAATTCAGTTCTTTCAGTCTTTCATATATATCTTTTGAGCTCTAGcgttttctctgttttttcatCATCCTCACCCAAGAGAACTTTACAATTTCGATCACAATAAAAGCATCAGCCGTGGGAGTTGCGTTCCGGCGTGTATGGTGAAGTTTTTTCCTTGAAAAAACTCTCGTAATTTTTCATCGTGCTTTCGGAATTTCGCGAGTCTTCGGTTTGCAGCGCTAAGGTACTAAGAAATAtcagataattttttttctgtctGATCGTAAATCCGTGTTTACATTCGTAATTTTTGATATCGTTCTTCATCGTATTCGCTTCGGCTTTCGTCTAATTTTGGCTGTTAGAAGGGGACTAGTTTCGAGCTTACTGGAGAAACTTAGTTATGTGTTGGAGATTGTTAAgcatatatgatataaaatttNtttttttttttttttttttttttttttttttttttttttttttttttttttttttgttcaaatttaaGGCGtacataatttatttcatatttagcTCTTAAGGTTTGAGGTAGACAATTCTCAATCGAATGTTCCAATTTCTATCTGATTATTCTGTGGATTCTGGATTGGAATGATCACTTCTGAGAGCTTTTCGATCTATTGAAGTGAAATTGTTAGTGTTGAGCCAAATATCATTTGTTATCGCGtcttttatttaagttttgtCTTCCTGCATAGTTTGGTTCTGATCATTAATAATATGCAAATTATTGAAGCATAATAACTTTGTCAATCTTATGCGATGTTGGATCTCTTAATTATATAGGAGGTTTAGGTCTCTATTAGAGCCAATAAATGATAAATGGGAAATCGTGGCCAAAAGCGTGCAGAAATGGTGGACAGATTACCTGCTGATAAACGGACATGCAGTTCATTGGAATTCAGACCAAGCTCATCTAATTCATCTGTGCAAATGCACGTGACATCGACTAATTCAAGTCCTGGCATCCATGAGAATGACATGGACACTTCATCGTCTGCTTCTGCTTCCAGTCGTTCAGAGGGAGAACATGATAAGGATTCAGCCTACGGGTCTTGTGATTCAGATGATGCAGAACAAAAACATAGTGATCTTCGTAATTGTCAGAGGCAAAGATCATCTAGTGATCACGAACGATTTAAAAGGATTTTATCAAGTTTGGGCGAAGAATCTGATACATCTGCCCAAATACTACTGCTGACGGATCTATGTGAGGTTTTATCATTCTGCATGGAAAGTTCACTATCGAGCACGACATCAGATTCGTTATCTATAATTCTTGTCAATCTGGTGAAACTTGATAGCAACTCAGAGATAGTGCTATTGGCTTTAAGGGCTTTAACTTATTTATGCGATGCATACCCCAGAGCATCTAGTTTTATTGTTCGCCATGGCGGAGTTCCTGCCCTCTGTCAGAGGCTAGGAGTTATTGTGTACTTGGATGTTGCTGAACAGGTGATATCATCATGCTATCTTGATTGTTCTTGTTAGttcatttatcaaattatattcTTCAAGATATTATAATCGACAGCTCATCGTTGAATACTGAATCCTGAATACTGTTGCTATAATTTGAAGGAGTTTCTGTTTTAATGTAGTGTCTGCAAGCATTGGAAAGAATATCACAGGAACACCCAGTTGCATGCTTAGAGGGTGGTGCAGTTATGGCTGTGTTAACTTTTATCGATTTTTTTTCTAGTAGCATACAAGTAAGtcattttcccttctttttgttAAATCAATCTTGACAGCTTGGTGGAGCTCATGTTCCTATTATTTTGTTCCTGCGAAACCCCATGatcagaaaattgaaaattttaatgtgtAAATCTGGTTTGGATCAGAGGACGGCTCTTCGCACAGTGGTGAATATCTGCAAAAAACTTCCTTCCGAGTGTCCACAAACTTTAATTGAGGCTGTTCCTATTCTATGCAATCTTTTTCAGCATGATGATGGGGAGGTTTGAATAACTGAAATTGAATGCTTCATGTTGctttattttaactttatttttatttttttaaattataaatcttcTCCTTGCTATATTGTCACATTTCAGCTGGTAGAGAATGTGGCTCGATGCATGATCAAAATAGCTGAGTGTGCACATCAATCCTGCGAGATTTTGGATGGGCTCTGTCAGCATGGACTGATTCAACAAGTCATTCGCCTTATAAACTTGAATAGCCGAACTTCTTTGTCCCAGACCATTTACAATGTAAGAGAATCATACAAGAAGGAACCAAtggtttaatattttatatatttttattttagtaaaataCGGATGATCTTCTCCCCTTTGCCTCTACTATCATCTTTAGGGAAGAATGGTGAAATGACCATAAACTTTCGTCGCAGGATTTGCTTGGTATACTTGTCAAACTATCTTCAGGATCCATtgttgctttcaaaactctttaTGAGCTAGACATTAGCAACACTTTGAAGGAAATATTATCTGTTTACAACCTCTCGCATGGGATGTCTTCATGTGCTGTAGTTGATGGGCAACGCAACCAGGTATTAGACTTTTAACATGTACTGTTTTTTGAAACTAGGGGAAGACTGACTGTGCTATGACAGTTctcttttaaaacaaaaaattatagtGAACTTACGGagggagaaaatgaaaaaagcaCTTACAATCATAGAAATCCTTTTTTTAAGTGTTGCAGAATATTAATTGATAACCACAGTTATCTAAAAGTTTTCGTCCAAATCTCAAGCCATGGATTCGACTTGATATATTAATGTCGTGCAATATAAAGCTAAAAAACCAAGATGCTCTGTTAAGTATATATCATCTCCACCTCCTAGCCTCCACTTTACCTTACTTTCACTTGGTAGCCTGAGCTAGGAGAACCgctattttaatattttgctCCTTTTTAATGCTTTCTATAAATGTAACAGTCCTTTTAAAGTTTTCagtttatcttttttaattatgaattgacGAGATTTCTTGTAATTCCCCTCTTATAGTTTAGGAGTGTTTTATACTCCTTttctcatttcatttatcaataaaattcCCGTAGTTTCCTTCTCAAAAGAAGTTATAGTTCAATAGCTCATAATTGACCTAAACTGGATCTAGAGTTTCAAAGTCTTTCTACACTTGTTTTCCCCTCCAGGTTTGTAGGGTCTGCTTTTgcgataattttaaaattcttggGGATGTATTGTGATTGGTTTTTTGTCCAGGTATGTGAAGTCCTCAAATTGCTTAATGAGCTTCTCCCTACTGAAGATGCAAAGGCAGAACAATTGTCTGAAAAAGTGTCGTTTCTAGCCAGTAATCCCAAGCAACTGCAGAAGTTTGGCTTGGATATACTTCCTTTGCTAGTTCAGGTGGCTATTATATAAGCTAATAAAAAAGCTATAGCCCTTCCCATCTTCTATAACATCACATTTTCGCTGCAGGTGGTTAGTTCTGGTGCAAAATTGTATGTTTGTTGCGGCTGCCTAACTATTATCTACAAGTTTATCTGTCTGGGTGAATCTGACATGCTCGTTGAGTTGCTTCAGAATGCCAACATTTCTAGGTGAATGATGCCTGATATTCCTTTTTATGGTATTTTCAAATTGCTTTCAGAAAGTCTAATGATCTTTTCTGTCTAATTTGTCAGTTTCCTGGTTGGAGTGTTTACTCGAAAAGACCACCATGTGCTGATGTTAGCTTTAAAAATCACTGAGATTATCCTGCAAAAGCTCTGTAGtatatttttgaaatcatTTGTCAAGGAGGGTGTCTATTTTGCAATTGGTGCACTAATAACCCCAGAGAAGTATAAGCAGTTGATTTTCCCAGTGTTTGCTGGTGTCCACCCATCATTTGGTTCATGTCAAAAGTCTacaagagaaaatggaagatgctTATGTTATGCCTTTTCGAGTGGTTGTTTCTCCTCGGTGGCAGAAACAGGCAGCTGCAAGCTTGATGATGATTCAGTCTATAGTCTTGCAAATCATATaagaaacaattattttaCTGACGAGTTGTGCGACACTGATAAAGGAGTGAGTGatattcttcaaaatcttcttACTTTTTCTGGGGCCCTAGATGATCTACTGAACTTGTCCCTAATCAAGGACACTCCAGCGCAGgatgaagaaaaattttatGCCTTATTGGCTGAGATTATGTCAAAGCTTAAGTGTGGCGAGCCAATATCCACctttgaatttattgaaaGTGGAATTGTCAAGTCATTTATAAATTACCTAACTAATGGTCAGTATCTGAGGAAAAAGGGAGAACCACAAACTATATCTAgacaattttcaattatggaaagaagatttgaggCTTTTGCAAGGCTACTATTTTCTAGTTCAGATCACCCATCTGTAAACTTGCCAGTTAGGGTACTGTTAAGGAAATTACAGATCTCACTTTCTTCTTTAGAAAACTTTCCTGTTATTTCTAGCCAGGGATTCAAACATAGGAACTATTTTGCTACAGTTCCAAACGGTCGGTGCATACCACATCCTTGTGTGAAAGTTCGGTTTGTGAGAGGAGATGGGGAAACAGATCTCTGTGACATTACTGGGGATATCCTGACTGTTgaccccttttcttctttgaatgCCATTGAAGGATTTCTATGGCCCAAAGTTAGCAGAAAAAAAGCTGAGCAGTCCTCTGAAGCCGATAGCCTGAGGGAGCATCAAGTTAAACTACTCTCAAATGTATGTTCTTACTTTGGTGTTAACTCCGAACTAGTGGGGTCTAACAGCAAGTCTTCAGATTTGCCTGAAATTGAGGTCCCttcctgttttctttttgaaatatttgtaatGTTGAGAAAACAATAAACTTCTCTTAAATTGTATGATACTTGAAGTAGGGGTGATTATAATTCAGGCAAATAAGGCCAACATAACTAAATCCATTTGGTTtgagtttaattattttaagtgaAGGAATACAATCATATGAAACTTATGCTGTAAGTTGATCATTTTTATAAGCATATACATGAAACCGTGTTATAAGATGGATCAGTTCTAGAATTTGCAGACTCATCCATTgcaaatttcatttcattgttttgggTTCAGCTGATGCATTTTTCTCCTTCCAAGTAAATTAGGATAAATATTATGGTTTCATGCAGAATATTCTCGTGTAATTGGTTGGCTTATGTTTCTTATATTGTCTCTTTGAGTGCCTGCTTAATCCATGATTGAAGCATTGATCATATTCTGTGCACTCATAAATTTATCTTAACCTTGTTTTGGATCAGGTATCTGTAGAAGTCAGCACTGATGAGAAATCACAGGGTTCTGCATCTTCTAGTAAGAAAGGCACGAAGCCCAAATTGTTACTttaccttgagggaaagcagCTGGAGCCCACCTTGACACTTTACCAGACAATTCTCCAGCAAcacatcaaagaaaatgaagcaatATCTGGCACGAAAGTATGGAGTCAAGTATATACAATAATGTATAAACGTGCTGGAGAGGTGGAGGACAACAGTTGTAACCAATTCTTTTCTGCATCCGACAAAGGTGCAACGTTGcatttctcttcatttttctgtGGCATTCTAGATTGTGATCTGCCTTCTGACTTGGCAAGAGAAAGTCCTGTTTATgatgttttatttcttctaaGGATCATAGAGGGTATGAACAGAATGGCATTTCACATTATGTCACATGAAAGAATCCGTGCTTTTTCTGAAGGGAGAATTAGTACCTTGGACAATATAAAGCTGTCAGTTCCTTCAGTGTCGCAGAATGAATTTGTAAACAGCAAACTGACTGAAAAACTTGAACAGCAGATGAGGGACTTTTCTGCTGTTTCTATCGGTGGCATGCCTTTATGGTGTAAGGAACTTATGGATTCATGCCCTTTCTTATTTAGTTTTGAGGCAAGGCGCAAGTACTTTCGCATAGTAGTATTTGGCATGCCACAACAGCCATATGTAAGATCATACAGTGACTTGGGAACCTCAAATGGCGTACGATCAAGTTCTGGTGGCTTGCCTCGCAAGAAGGCATTAGTACTCCGCGACAAAATTCTACTTTCTGCTGCCAAAATGATGGATCAGTATGCACATCAGAAAGTACTCCTAGAGGTGGAATATGATGAAGAAGTTGGCACTGGGCTTGGTCCAACATTAGAATTCTATACTCTTGTCAGTCAAGAATTTCAGAAGTATGGCCTTGGAATGTGGAGAGGGGATCATGATGCATTTATACCTGGAAAGAGTCTTAACATTGAGGGTAGAGAAACTATAGAATCTCCATTTGGACTTTTCCCCCGTCCATGGCTATCAACTGTTGATATCGGCGAGCTACAATTTTCTGAAGTAATTAAAAAGTTCACACTTATGGGACAAATAGTGGCAAAGGCCATTCAGGATGGTAGGGTTATGGATATATACTTCTCCAAAGCCTTCTATAAACTAATACTTGGGCAGGTACCTGCATGAAATTCTTTCAAGTGCATTCCTCTCGTCTTTTTTTGTCTTCCattatttgatttcttgtttattCTTGTAGGAGGTGAGTATATATGATATCCAATCATTTGATCCAGAGCTCGGAACCGTTCTGCTAGAGTTTCAAGCTTTGGTCAACAGAAGTAAATTATTGGAATCTGTTTGTGAAGAAAACTCATCGTCCAGACTTGAATTTTGTTATCACGATACCAATATTGAGGATCTTTGCCTTGATTTTACTCTTCCTGGTTATCCAGATTGTCGCTTGACTTCTTCTCAAGACAATTCAATGGTAATGCCAATTTTCACTGTGTATGGTTTTATCCTTTTGTACGGATACTCACAAAATACACTTTGACCGTTTCCCCAggtaaatacaaaaaatttggAGGATTATGTCTCTCTTGTTGCAGATGCTACCTTATATTCTGGAATTTCGACACAAATAGAAGCATTTAAATCTGGATTTAATCAGGTCAGATTCACTGTGGCCTCTCTTACAGAAGTTTATTCTTCCCATGTTCATTTTGCCCGTATTCTTGGGAATGTAGTTTATGATATATAGGTTGAAATTTTGTGGAATTCTGTTTAGGGTTCAGATATAGCTTCTTTATTTCATCGATGCCTACAgtgaaataattattaactGCTTTAATTTCTAGACGTGATACAGGATTACGTTTACTTAAGTGCAGTTGTATTTCTAttatctcattcaaattttaagagtaTAACTAGGAATCCATGGTTGGAAGCTCCCGAATGTGTTCATACCAGTGCTACATTGGGAGTATAAATCATGATATAGGCTCCATATAAGGAACGGATGAACTGCAATGTTAAGATGCAAGAAACCTTTCAATGAAATGTCAAGAGCGTTCTCGTCCTTAAAAGAGAAGGCACTCGACAATTTAGTTggtttaaagaaaatttattgattaCCATATAAAAATACACTTCTTTTATTTCCCCTCGGGCATCTATCGGTACCTTCGTGCTCTTAACTGATAACCAGAGTACTTCTTTTCTTACTGTCAACACTCAGGTTTTTCCCATAGAACACCTTCAAGTTTTTACTGCAGAAGAACTAGAGCGTTTAATATGCGGAGAACAGGACTCTTGGGCCGTACGTATATCAGCTAACTGTCTCATTTACTCTTGAAGTTATTATCCATTAACTTTGATCTTTGTCATCATTTGGTGCAGTTGAGTGATCTCCTTGACAATATAAAGTTTGACCACGGATATACGGCCAGCAGCCCCTCCATTATTAATGTTAGTTTCTGAAGTGAATCCTAGCTATTGCTTGGTTCAAATATGCATATTATTAGTTGCCAAGATTcttaccattttttatttttattttttttaattttaatttcagcTGCTTGAAATTATCCAAGACTTTGACAATGAACAGCAACGGGCATTTCTACAGTTCGTGACTGGGGCGCCAAGGCTTCCTTCCGGAGGCTTTGCATCTCTCAATCCAAAGTTGACCATTGTCCGAAAGgtcttttattattaacaaattcTCTTCAAATATTTGATTCAATTTAGCATGTTTTTTactcaaatttcctttttgggaTATTTTTTATGCAGCACTCTAGCAATATGGTCGATTCCGACTTACCTAGCGTGATGACCTGTGCAAACTATCTCAAGTTGCCTCCTTACTCTTCAAAGGTGAAGGACTTTTCTAACCGTTCTTATAAAAACAATTGGTTTTCTTTCCATTACAACAAAAATGGTGACTCCAAATTTGGTCTCTATCTGTTTACTGTTCAGGAGATAATGAAAGAGAAGCTGTTATATGCCATAACAGAAGGACAAGGCTCGTTTCATCTTTCGTAGCTTCAAATTTCTACCGTCCGTAGAAAGTGAAATTGGTAATTATCAGAATAACAAAGGCAGCTGTGTAGATAAGGTGAAAATGGATGAAGAATGGCAGCCAGATTGTGGTGTGGACAAGAGGAGGTTTCTTCATCTGGTTCTGGTGGGTAAGTTCCAACGTACATAAATCTTGTGTACATAGGGTAGAATAAGGCTGTACAGGAAATGCAGGgttttagatttattattgGCATGGTCTCCCGTTTTACTTTTTAACCCATTCTGGCACTGTAAATATTTCCTTATAGACCACTAACTCTTTTctacttttcatttattgtgcATAGCAACTGTGTGGCTTTGACGTTAATCTATTCAATTTTCTGACCAAGCCAAGCATGGTTAGGAGtgattttattcaaaatgaTTTCTTTATCTGTAATTTGTGTATagtcaaaattgattttgaatgatGATTAAATGTATGTTTAGAAATGAGTTTCGATCATATTGGCTCTAATGCCTTGCCAAagaatttgtttttcaaattataaacttaatagaatttgttttgaaaaatttgagattcaaatcttatatatatatattgaatcaTTGATAAACTCAAGTTGGTAGTCATAAAATGTaccattaataattattcctATACCATTTTACGAAACCATAAAATCTGGCATTTTTAGAAGGGTCTTTTGTGTTTCAAAacatttaaccaaaaaaaaaaaaagaaagaaaactaacctaatgaaaaaataaagattagCTGAATGTACATACTTTCTTCACTCCCTTAGCTTttatatcttttcttttcttcttttttatgattaaaaaaagaaagaaagaaagaaaagaaaattagaaaaagaaaaggaagagcaaagaaaaagaatgaggATGATATCTTGAAATAGATATTTANGATGGAAATCCAGAATACTGttaacaaaatagaaaagaaaaatacaagaagaaaaagaaagaaaaaggagataTTGTAAAGCCAAAGGGTTAACCgaaaagaatagaaagaaagaaaagaaaattagaaaaagaaaaggaagagcaaagaaaaagaatgaggATGATATCTTGAAAtagatatttatttgaaaaattattgtgaaaaaagaagtttgaaaataatatcttcCTGAAGTAGGGACATGAGGACACCACGCGCTCAACGTAGTGTGTCCATATTCCACCCAACAGACCTGGACTCGTGTCCTCACTCTCATTATCTCCTTCTCTAAAACCCCCCATTTTCCCCCCACTTTTCAGATAAATCCTCCCTCCTTAATCTCTTCCCTTCTATTCCATTCATGGAGCAGCCATGAATCACTGCCGCCGTCGCCGCCTTTTCCTCCGCCTCAACCGTCCCCATGCTCATCTTCACTGCCAATCTTAACTTGCACCTCCCTTTAACCTTTCCCCTTCGGCCCTCTCCACCACTCTCCACCACCACTTCCACTGCTGACACCGCCGCTGCCGCTGCCGCTTTCCGCCCCTTCCTGGTGCACAGCACCGCCCGTCAAACTAGTTTCACTGACCTCTCTCTCCTATCCGATTCGTCTTCCAGTTCCTTAGAACAGAGACTCTTATCACAGCTACGCCAGAGGAAAACGGATGAGGCCTGGATAACGTATACCCAATGTACTAATCTACCCAGCCCTACTTGTCTCAGCCGTTTAGTTTCTCAATTGTCTTACCAAAACACCCCTTCGAGCCTCACTCGAGCTCAGTCCATCCTCACGCGCCTCCGCCATGACAACCAGCTCCATCGTCTCGACGCCAATTCCCTCGGCCTCCTTGCCGTTTCCGCCGCCAAGGCTGGACACACTCCTTACGCCAGTTCTGTCATTAAGTCCATGCTTCGTTCGGGTTACCTTCCCCACGTAAAAGCGTGGAGCGCCGTCGTCAGCCGCCTTGCCGCTTCACCAGACGGTGGACCTGCAGAAGCAATCAAGCTATTCAGTTCAGTGACTCAGCGCCTCCGCCGGTTTGCAGATCCGGCAATAACAGCTGACTCGCGGCCGGACACAGCGGCCTTTAACGGCGTTCTCAATGCCTGCGCCAACATGGGTGCCTATGAGAAGTTTCTGCAATTGTTCGAGGAAATGGGAGAATTTGGTGCTGAGCCTGATGTTTTGACTTACAATGTCATGATCAAGCTCTGTGCGAGAGCCAATAGGAAGGATCTTATTGTGTATGTGTTGGAGATGATCCTTGCAAAGGATATTCCAATGTGTATGACGACTTTGCATTCGGTTGTGGCGGCTTATGTAGGGTTTGGAGATTTGGAAACCGCTGAGAAGGTAGTTCAAGCAATGAGGGAAGGGAAAAGAGATATTTGCAGGATTCTCAGGGATGGTAATTTGAAGGAGATCGAAGATGCGGAAGATTTGAATGaatatgaagatgaagatgaagatgagatATTCAAGAAGTTGCTTCCTAATTTGAATGAAGATAGTGATTCAGAGCCACCGTTGTTGCCAAAAGCCTATTCTCCTAACTCGAGAATTTATACGACTCTGATGAAAGGGTATATGAATGAGGGTCGAGTAGCTGATACAATACGCATGCTCGAGGCAATGCGCAATCAGGGTGATCAATCCAGTCATCCTGATCATGTATCATATACGACTGTAGTTTCAGCTCTGGTAAAGGCAGGGTCGATGGACCGAGCACGTCAAGTGCTCGCTGAAATG is part of the Cucurbita pepo subsp. pepo cultivar mu-cu-16 chromosome LG03, ASM280686v2, whole genome shotgun sequence genome and encodes:
- the LOC111790545 gene encoding E3 ubiquitin-protein ligase UPL4-like isoform X1; this encodes MGNRGQKRAEMVDRLPADKRTCSSLEFRPSSSNSSVQMHVTSTNSSPGIHENDMDTSSSASASSRSEGEHDKDSAYGSCDSDDAEQKHSDLRNCQRQRSSSDHERFKRILSSLGEESDTSAQILLLTDLCEVLSFCMESSLSSTTSDSLSIILVNLVKLDSNSEIVLLALRALTYLCDAYPRASSFIVRHGGVPALCQRLGVIVYLDVAEQCLQALERISQEHPVACLEGGAVMAVLTFIDFFSSSIQRTALRTVVNICKKLPSECPQTLIEAVPILCNLFQHDDGELVENVARCMIKIAECAHQSCEILDGLCQHGLIQQVIRLINLNSRTSLSQTIYNDLLGILVKLSSGSIVAFKTLYELDISNTLKEILSVYNLSHGMSSCAVVDGQRNQVCEVLKLLNELLPTEDAKAEQLSEKVSFLASNPKQLQKFGLDILPLLVQVVSSGAKLYVCCGCLTIIYKFICLGESDMLVELLQNANISSFLVGVFTRKDHHVLMLALKITEIILQKLCSIFLKSFVKEGVYFAIGALITPEKYKQLIFPVFAGVHPSFGSCQKSTRENGRCLCYAFSSGCFSSVAETGSCKLDDDSVYSLANHIRNNYFTDELCDTDKGVSDILQNLLTFSGALDDLLNLSLIKDTPAQDEEKFYALLAEIMSKLKCGEPISTFEFIESGIVKSFINYLTNGQYLRKKGEPQTISRQFSIMERRFEAFARLLFSSSDHPSVNLPVRVLLRKLQISLSSLENFPVISSQGFKHRNYFATVPNGRCIPHPCVKVRFVRGDGETDLCDITGDILTVDPFSSLNAIEGFLWPKVSRKKAEQSSEADSLREHQVKLLSNVCSYFGVNSELVGSNSKSSDLPEIEVSVEVSTDEKSQGSASSSKKGTKPKLLLYLEGKQLEPTLTLYQTILQQHIKENEAISGTKVWSQVYTIMYKRAGEVEDNSCNQFFSASDKGATLHFSSFFCGILDCDLPSDLARESPVYDVLFLLRIIEGMNRMAFHIMSHERIRAFSEGRISTLDNIKLSVPSVSQNEFVNSKLTEKLEQQMRDFSAVSIGGMPLWCKELMDSCPFLFSFEARRKYFRIVVFGMPQQPYVRSYSDLGTSNGVRSSSGGLPRKKALVLRDKILLSAAKMMDQYAHQKVLLEVEYDEEVGTGLGPTLEFYTLVSQEFQKYGLGMWRGDHDAFIPGKSLNIEGRETIESPFGLFPRPWLSTVDIGELQFSEVIKKFTLMGQIVAKAIQDGRVMDIYFSKAFYKLILGQEVSIYDIQSFDPELGTVLLEFQALVNRSKLLESVCEENSSSRLEFCYHDTNIEDLCLDFTLPGYPDCRLTSSQDNSMVNTKNLEDYVSLVADATLYSGISTQIEAFKSGFNQVFPIEHLQVFTAEELERLICGEQDSWALSDLLDNIKFDHGYTASSPSIINLLEIIQDFDNEQQRAFLQFVTGAPRLPSGGFASLNPKLTIVRKHSSNMVDSDLPSVMTCANYLKLPPYSSKEIMKEKLLYAITEGQGSFHLS